ATTAAATTATGGATAAAGTCTGCCGATTTGTTTAAAGTATATATTGACTGCATTGGAATGGCAAACGCCATACTAACATATAATCCATGCCAAACTGTCATATATGATTGTTTGGCACTTGAATGCACAAGATTCGTAAGGAGGAAATGTACATGCTTTCGTTGCCTTTCTTTTTGTTTTTCGTTGAAATTGCAAAAACCAAGAACGTTTCTATCGCTGCAAAAAAGTTGAACTATTCACAGAGTGGATTAAGCCACGCACTCAATCGCGCGGAGAATGAGTTGGGCTTCAAACTGTTTACCAGAGATAAAAATGGGTTACACTTAACTGCTCAAAGTAGACAGATTCTGCCCTTGGCACAACAGTTGGTAGAAGATTTTGATGCAATCAACAAGACCATCCAATCTATCCAAAAACTTAGCTACGGAGTCATAAAAATTGGAACATATTCTAGTTTGTCCATGCATTTTCTTCCAAAGATCATCAATAAATTTAATCAAGATTATCCAGAAATTGTGATTGAAATCAGCGAGGGATCTAGAGAAGAAATCAAGAATGCTCTTCTCAAAGGAAGAATTGATGTAGGGTTTACTAGTCTTTCAGATGATGATCCATTTGAACAAATTGCTTTGTTTGAAGATCCAATTGTAGCTGTTTTTCCAAAAGATTTTCCTGTGCAAACGAATCATCAAGGAGCTTTTGATATTCAAAATCTAAATCAATACAAAATCATCATGCCAATTATGGATAATACCATTGACTTTGACGTAGAGCGAGTGTTTACACAGAATTCTCTCAACAGCGACATACAGGCGTCCTCTATGGATTATATTGCCATATTATGCATGATCCGAAATGGTATCGGTGTAAGTCTCTTGCCTAGATTGATGGTGCTCGACTTTCTTGATGAGTTAATTGTGCTGCCTATTGCACCAGCGGCGTTCCGGTCACTTGGCATGGAAGTGAATTTTGGTAAATCTTCAGCTTTGGTATCAACATTTATACGATACGTGAAAAAATATATGGTAGAAGATTTTTTAAAGAACAAGA
This genomic window from Pusillibacter faecalis contains:
- a CDS encoding LysR family transcriptional regulator, translating into MLSLPFFLFFVEIAKTKNVSIAAKKLNYSQSGLSHALNRAENELGFKLFTRDKNGLHLTAQSRQILPLAQQLVEDFDAINKTIQSIQKLSYGVIKIGTYSSLSMHFLPKIINKFNQDYPEIVIEISEGSREEIKNALLKGRIDVGFTSLSDDDPFEQIALFEDPIVAVFPKDFPVQTNHQGAFDIQNLNQYKIIMPIMDNTIDFDVERVFTQNSLNSDIQASSMDYIAILCMIRNGIGVSLLPRLMVLDFLDELIVLPIAPAAFRSLGMEVNFGKSSALVSTFIRYVKKYMVEDFLKNKTENI